The following DNA comes from Methanosarcina vacuolata Z-761.
CTTGCCGTTTTCTTCACTTCGGCTTTCTCAATAATCGCTCTTGCAGAAGAAGACATCGAGTGGGTAGAGAAAAAGGATGGAACACCACTGTACTGGGGGGATACAGTAACAGTTAACGGCTATGTTATAAAGGCAGAAGATTTTAACGATAACAAACAGGTGTTTGTTTCAATCTCGAAGGATGGGGAAAAACTGAAGACGTCTCCACTTTCCGCAGGCCTGGAAGTCGTATATGACGACAAGATAAAGGTTTATGCCCAGGAAGTGAACCCGAATTATGAGATTATCAAAAAGGATGGAAAGGAGTTCAAGACAGGAAACTGGAACCCTTATGCTAAACTGGATATCCTTATAAAAGGAGAGCCAGAATTTGACATAGACGTTGAAACCAAAAAGGACACATATGATTCGAAATCTACCGGAGACGGTTCAATTGATGTATCGATAGAAATTAAAAACGATGGAGACGCAAAAGCTAAAAATGCCGTTCTAACTATCGACACAGCCGGGATGGAAGTCCTTAAAGGAAAAAAGAAATACACACTTGGAGAGGTTCTTAAAGAGGAAACTCTTGAACCTGTGAATATTACATTGAAAGCTCCCAAGCCGTGGGAAGACACTGATCTTAATATAAGTGCAAAAATTACATGTGAGGATGTAAGGAACAAGAAGTACGAAGACATAGGCTTCAAAGTCATAAAAATAGAAAAAAAATGGGGCCTTGTTATTTCAAAGTTTATTACAAGAGATAATCACATGGGTAAGCCTATCTACGTCTCGGTCAATGTCCGGAACGTAGGGCTTTGCGACATAGATGACATCGTACTTACTGATTCGATAGCTTCCAAAACGCACCTTAAGAAAGATGCGGTGCTCGTGAAGACCCTTTCTCTTAAATCCGGGGAATTAGCTGAAAAAGTTTTTGAATACACTCTGATTCCTGAAAAACCGGGAGAATTCACCTTCCCAAAAACAACGGCTAATTTTACCCTGCCTAATGGGCAGAATGGTGACGCGGGTTCCAATAACTCGGAAAAGGTAAAAATTTATGGACCTGAAATCTCAGTTACAAAAACCATAAACAAACAGCAACTGAATGCCGGAGATGAACTGACCGTAACGATCACTGTAAAAAACACAGGAAACATTGATTCAAGTGTGACAGTAACCGACACCGTACCTCCTGAAGCTAAACTAATAAGCGGGGAAACCAGTTTCAAGCAGATTCTCGGAAGTGGCGGCGGTTCAAAAACAGTAACCTATATCCTTCAAATGCATAAAGAAGGAGAAATCCATCTGCCTGCATGTAAGGCAAGTTTCCTCGACCTTGATGAATATTCAGGAGAGGTCGTTTCGGATACTCCTGTTGTTTATGTAGGAGTGCCGATTTCTCTTGAAGGAAGCAGCAAGCAGCCTGAGGGAAAAACTGACTCCAATCAGGAAAAAAATAAATCATCGGGTCTGGCACAAAATGAAGATCCTGAAGATACTTCCGGATTCGGTCCTGTCCTTGCTATAGCAGGACTTCTCGCAGTTACATTCATCCTGGGAAGAAGACGTACCTGAAAAAACTTAAGTTGAGAGTTTCGAACGCTCTGGACTTTCCAGGGCATTCATTTCTTGCATTTA
Coding sequences within:
- a CDS encoding BatD family protein, giving the protein MAKKLALIALLAVFFTSAFSIIALAEEDIEWVEKKDGTPLYWGDTVTVNGYVIKAEDFNDNKQVFVSISKDGEKLKTSPLSAGLEVVYDDKIKVYAQEVNPNYEIIKKDGKEFKTGNWNPYAKLDILIKGEPEFDIDVETKKDTYDSKSTGDGSIDVSIEIKNDGDAKAKNAVLTIDTAGMEVLKGKKKYTLGEVLKEETLEPVNITLKAPKPWEDTDLNISAKITCEDVRNKKYEDIGFKVIKIEKKWGLVISKFITRDNHMGKPIYVSVNVRNVGLCDIDDIVLTDSIASKTHLKKDAVLVKTLSLKSGELAEKVFEYTLIPEKPGEFTFPKTTANFTLPNGQNGDAGSNNSEKVKIYGPEISVTKTINKQQLNAGDELTVTITVKNTGNIDSSVTVTDTVPPEAKLISGETSFKQILGSGGGSKTVTYILQMHKEGEIHLPACKASFLDLDEYSGEVVSDTPVVYVGVPISLEGSSKQPEGKTDSNQEKNKSSGLAQNEDPEDTSGFGPVLAIAGLLAVTFILGRRRT